The Methanosarcina acetivorans C2A genome includes the window TATTGATTGCTCCTTATAATCCAAGAGTCACTTTTTTGCAGGTCAGGTGACGAGTATGTCTCTGCGTTTTTCATCATTAAGCACACCGAAGGTGAAAATCATATACTTTTTACATTTAAGAGACAGTTAAGAGACAGTCTAAATGAATGAATTCAGAATAATGCTCTCAATCCGTGTAGTTAAAGTTGCATTCGGCCTCGCACTTTTCCTTTAAGGAATTCTGAAATTCGCCATGAAAGGGATGAAAAATAGTAATATACGAATTCGAACAAATATAAAATTATGGATAAAGTATATAACTTTGGAAAGTTATATACTTTAGAAAAAAATATAATTGAAATGTAATATGATGGGGGAAAAGCAACGGACCAGATGCCAGAAAAATGTGGAGAATGCGAAATGTACAGTAGATCCTACGGATTTTGCCTGAGGATAATGGAATACGTTTCTCCAGACGAAACGGAATTCAGATGCCTGAAAAGTAAAACTGTCCCGGGACAGGAGGCTTTTTAACACTTCAAAATAAGTTTCTTGTAAGCTCTTCGTCTTTTTAAAAACCTCAACTTTCGTTTATTATGCTTCTCTTTCAAACATATGCTCCATTCTCAAACTTTCCTGCGGAGTACACACGCTTTTGACCATTCCGAGGAGAAAACTCTACTTATCCGGAATCATTGCTAATACCCGGAAGAAAGATTTTCAAAGCCATTCCTGCATCAGTCACGATCTGAGACTCCACCATCACCATAACGAAGATCAGGTCGAACCCGGAACTTATATCGTACCCTGCGATCACCTTCAATGCCCCGGCTAACGGCCTGCCTGAACTTGAAGATGCCGTTGGTGGAACTCTATACTACCTATCCGCACTCACCGTTTATCCTTATCAGGATTATCTCCGGGATCCCGGAAGACAACTAGCTGAAACGATAGCAATCGAAATCATGGATAATAGAAAGCAGGATGGAAAACACGCCTTATAACCCAACAATGCAGGCCTCTCGGATGGATTGACAACTTTGAAATAGACGGAGAGCCGGGTATAGAGCAGGGTATGATACATGCAGGGTCGAAAGAACGATAAGAGATATCAAATTCGAAGAGGTTTTATGCCATCGGCAAATAGATACTTTTACGAATCGAAAATATGTAATCGGGAATATTTTTCTCGGTTGACTTAGGGATATTCGGCATTTCTGGTCATATCCTCGAGCCTAGGCATTCTGACCTTAGTTTTATAATTGTGAATGCCCATATAATCACCCCTGTCTCTGCAAATATAAAACAATCAGAAAGTTAAGGTAAAGTAAACAACAATTTAAAATTATTTACTAATTTCTGTAAAACAATCTCAATTTTGACGGATCGATATGATAGGCGTTTCAAAACTTTACTGCGGAACCGTGGAACCTTCTGACGCCCTTCGCTATGGAAGGGAGTCTAATCGGCTTCCCTCTCACCTGCTGCAGTTTTCAAAAGACAAAAAACCGGTAGTAGTCTGGAACATGACCCGCCGATGCAACCTGAAATGCGTCCACTGTTATGCCCAGGCAAAAGACATGGAATTCAAAAACGAGCTTTCCACCGAAGAAGGAAAAGCCCTTATCGATGACCTGGCCGCTTTTGGCTCCCCTGTAATGCTTTTTTCCGGGGGTGAGCCTACAATGCGAAAGGACCTCCCCGAACTTGCTGCCTACGCCCGGGAAAAAGGCATGAGAGCGGTAATTTCCACAAACGGGACTCTCATAGATAAAGACCTGGCAAAAAAGCTCAAAGCCGTGGGCCTCTCCTATGTTGGTGTTTCCCTGGACGGGGTCCGGGAGACAAATGACAAATTCAGGGGCATGAAAGGAGCCTTTGATGCCGCCCTCAGGGGCCTGCACAACTGCCAGGAAGAAGGCATAAAGGTCGGACTCCGCTTCACCATCAACAAGCAGAACGTCCGGGACATCCCTGCCATCTTCGACCTGCTCGAGGAAGAAAACATCCCCAGGGTCTGCTTCTACCACCTGGTCTATGCCGGCAGAGGTTCGACAATGGTGGACGAAGACCTCTCCCCCGAAGAGTCCAGGAAAGCCGTTGATCTCATAATGGAACGGACAAAAGCCTTGCACAAGAAAGGCTTCCCCGCAGAAGTCCTGACCGTGGACAACCACTGCGACGGTCCCTACATCTACCTCAAGCTCCTGAAAGAAAACCCGAAAAGGGCGGCCGAAGTGTTCGAACTCCTGTCCATGAACCAGGGCAACTCTTCCGGAATAGGTATCGGCTGCGTGTCCTGGGACGGCTCGGTGCACGCCGACCAGTTCTGGAGACACTACTCCTTCGGAAACGTCAGGGAACGCCCCTTCAGTGAGATCTGGACCGACCAGAGTGACGAACTCATGGCCGGGCTCAAGCACAGGAAACCCCTTATCCAGGCTAATGCCGACCGTTGTGCAAAATGCAAATGGTTCGATGTCTGCAACGGAAACTTCCGGGTTCGAGCCGAAGCCGTGTACGGAAACGTCTGGGCAGACGACCCCGCCTGCTACCTCACAAAAGAAGAAATCGGATACGATGAAGCCTGAAAAATAATTCAGGCGCCCTTTACCTTTTTTGTATAAGAAGGGAAAAGAATACCCCTAGAGGCTGTCCGACAATTCCTATCAGTAATAAACAAATCTTCTTTTTTAAAAATGTATTATAATACTCTCTTTTTGTCATCTTTTTACTCTATAATTAAATTGTCAGACAACTCGTTTTAGAGTATGTGATCACTAACAATTTGATTTATAAATAAGATTCAGAAGGATATATCTAAGAAGAAATATAGAAAATGAAAATTATATATTAAATTAATAATAGTATTTCAGTACCGCTGTTTGATCACCAGGAGGTATTGTAATAAATACCATTGTGTGCCAAAAATCTCCAGGGGGAGTATTTGGGAAATTGATGTTATGCCTGAGTTTGTACTGGAAATCAAGGATCCATAGATCCTGAAGGGAAAGTGTATTCTTCTTTAGCTGTTTTTATACAGGTTACCTGAAGGATGTGATGAAAGGTTTCAAAGGAGATCTGGCGAACCTGTTAATCTGGATATGGACGGGACCAATAAATAATAACACTATGCTATTATTACAGTACCGCGCTACAGTGCTTAATCTAAACAGGTTGATGGATCGGATACCACATAAAAAATTATCGTAGGAGATATAAATGGACATTGTGGATGTGAGGGAAAAGTACGAGGTCAAATTGATGGATCTGCCTAATGTCAAGGGTGTTTGGACTGGTAAAAAAAATGAAAAGGATGTGATTTTCGTGGGAGTTACACATAAGGTTTTGGATTCCTCACTCCGTCCCGAAGAAAAAATACCAAAAACACTTGAAGGATATGAAGTAGAGGTCGAAGAGATTGGTGACCTGACGGCGTACACCAAGTAATAAGGATAGCGTCATAAAGTATTGAGGACGGTGTACGCCAGGTAGTGGGGGATGGGGTACACCAGGTAGTGGGGGATGGGGTACACCAGGTAGTGGGGGATGGGGTACACCAGGTAGTGGGGGATGGGGTACACCAGGTAGTGGGGGATGGAGTACACCAGGTAGTGGGGGATGGGGTACACCAGGTAGTGGATGTCAGGAACTGGAACAGCATTGAGTAGCAGTTCATAATAGTTGATCAATAAAGATAGCGAATCGGCCAACATCAAATCGATTTTTATTATTTGTTGAAAATGCAGCCATGTTTCAATAACAGTCATACAAGATCAGGTGTGCAGGAAACAACAAATGAATTTGGAATAAAATTAAAAACAGATAAAATAAAATTGAAATTATGTAGGAGTGGGGATAAATTATGGCAAAGAAAGTAGAATCGGCAAATATATGGATGATAAAAGAGAAGGATGCGGAAGCTGCGTCGATGGCGCATAGGGCTGAAGTTGACAAATTCCTGCATCCAGATAAAATACTTCCCAACGTGGTAGGTCTGGCAGTAGGTGCCAAGGTGACGGATGGAAAACCTACAGGCGAATCTGCTCTGATAGTGCTGGTCACACAAAAACTTGAAAAATCAATGCTGCCTGCGGGAGCTATAATACCTGAAGAACTGGGAGGGCATAAAACAGATGTGATGGCGATAGGCATACCCATGGCAGGAGGTGAACCAAAATCGGAAGCTTTCTCACCACTGGCATTGAATAACCGCGTCCGTCCGGCTAAAGGAGGATACAGCGTGGGACATAAAGATATCACAGCAGGTACCATCGCTACAGGTGTTTACGATATCCTGCCTGGAGGCAAGGTCAGCCCGCCTGTACAAGGGATTGGCATGCCGCCCAAATACTACATTCTCAGTAATAACCACGTACTTGCAGCTTCCAATGCAGGACAGATCGGAGATGCGGTGCTGCAACCTGGAGCTTTTGATGGAGGGAAAGATCCGGAGGACAGAATCGGTACGCTGTTCAGATTTGTACCCATCGATTTTTCGGAGCCCAGAGAATCTCAGAACAACACTGTGGACTGTGCACTTGCGCTCGTGGAGTTCTGTAATATCGACCGGGAAATTTACTGGATCGGAGAAGTGCGGGGATGGAAGCAGAAAAATTTCGTAAAGGTAGGGGATCTTGTGAAAAAAACCGGGCGCACCACAGCCTTTACCACAGGCAGGATCACAGCAGTCAATGCAACTGTAGATATCAATTATAGTCAAGGCAAGGTTGCAAGGTTTAAAGACCAGATCATAACCACCTCAATGAGTGAAGGCGGTGATTCGGGTTCACTGATAACGACGCTGGATAATGTGGCTGTTGGGCTGCTGTTTGCAGGTTCCAGTACAGTAACTATTGCTAACCAGATTGAAAATGTCCGGGCACTGCTGAAGGTAGAGGTGGCCGAACAAGTAATCAACTAAACCGCACCTCATTGCCTGAACATGCATAAGCATGTGCAAACAAAGCAAAAAGAATAATGGCAGGATTTATGACAGGATTTGCGCGCATGAGATACAAAACCAGGATTGGCAAACACTGTGAATTAAATTTACATTTTAGGCCGTTGGGTGCTAAATGCTATTGATTTCTCAGTTCAACTGCATAAGTCCTGATTGATTTATCTTTTCTGTTAGTTACACACATTGTTGCTCCTGCTTTTTATGGTTAGAACTCCATGAATTTCTTTTTCAGATATTCATTTATTCAGGTGAGATTGATATTTAGCATATTTGAGGAAGGAATCGTAAAAAAAAGAGGGAGTAGTAAGGAAAAAAGGGAGTAGTAAGGAAAAGAGAGAGGGAGAATTGAGGGAGACAGGAAAAATACATGAAACCGATCTATTTACTCCTGATTTTTTTAGTTGTATTTACAGCCTTTTCAGGCTGCGTATCCGACAGAGGAGGCACGGGAGTCTATGACAACCAGACAGAAACGCTTTCTTATCAGGGACAGCCGTTAACCCCTATTGCACAGCAGCGCAACAACGCCATTAAGGGTACCCAGTATATCGACAGAGAGAGTTACAGGCTGCAGGTTGACGGGCTTGTGGAAAACCCCCGGAATTTTACCTACGAAGAAATAACCGAATTGCCTCAAACTTCTAAAGTTGTTGACCTTAACTGTGTGGAAGGCTGGAGCTTTACTGCAAAATGGACCGGAGTAAAGATAGCTGAGATCTTTGAGGAAGTAGGGGCTATGGAAAATGCAACAACGGTTATTTTTTACAGCGCAGACGGGTATTCCACTTCCCTTGATAAGGACTATCTGCTGGAAAGCGACATCATACTCGCGTATAAATTAAATGATGTGACCCTGCCGCCCGAAAGAGGGTTTCCCCTGCAGCTTGTAGCTGAAGACAAATACGGGTACAAATGGGCGAAGTGGATAGTAAAAATTGAGCTCAGTGACTCACCCTACAGAGGGTACTGGGAAGAATTCGGATACAATAACATAGCCGATGTTGGGGGACCTGCCTTTGAAAGATGAAAATAGAACCCGCAGATAACCCGTCTTTGATGAATCTGCCAAGTCCGCGAAACTCCATCCAGGAAGAAATTCCGACAGAAAAAGATTCACAGGATTTGTATCAGCAGACTTTGTATCAGCAGACATATCTTAAAAAGGAAAAGGGGAAAATGT containing:
- the ahbC gene encoding 12,18-didecarboxysiroheme deacetylase; protein product: MIGVSKLYCGTVEPSDALRYGRESNRLPSHLLQFSKDKKPVVVWNMTRRCNLKCVHCYAQAKDMEFKNELSTEEGKALIDDLAAFGSPVMLFSGGEPTMRKDLPELAAYAREKGMRAVISTNGTLIDKDLAKKLKAVGLSYVGVSLDGVRETNDKFRGMKGAFDAALRGLHNCQEEGIKVGLRFTINKQNVRDIPAIFDLLEEENIPRVCFYHLVYAGRGSTMVDEDLSPEESRKAVDLIMERTKALHKKGFPAEVLTVDNHCDGPYIYLKLLKENPKRAAEVFELLSMNQGNSSGIGIGCVSWDGSVHADQFWRHYSFGNVRERPFSEIWTDQSDELMAGLKHRKPLIQANADRCAKCKWFDVCNGNFRVRAEAVYGNVWADDPACYLTKEEIGYDEA
- a CDS encoding molybdopterin-dependent oxidoreductase; the protein is MKPIYLLLIFLVVFTAFSGCVSDRGGTGVYDNQTETLSYQGQPLTPIAQQRNNAIKGTQYIDRESYRLQVDGLVENPRNFTYEEITELPQTSKVVDLNCVEGWSFTAKWTGVKIAEIFEEVGAMENATTVIFYSADGYSTSLDKDYLLESDIILAYKLNDVTLPPERGFPLQLVAEDKYGYKWAKWIVKIELSDSPYRGYWEEFGYNNIADVGGPAFER